One window from the genome of Trabulsiella odontotermitis encodes:
- the rmuC gene encoding DNA recombination protein RmuC: MDITIILSAVVALMAGILLGWLVERSRSAQQQADMLAEQRDLFGELSAARQQLAHSDHWRDECELLNNELRNLREINASLEADLREVTTRLESTQIHAEDKLRQMVNSEQRLSEQFENLANRIFEHSNRRVDEQNRQSLNSLLTPLREQLDGFRRQVQDSFGQEARERHTLAHEIRNLQQLNAQMTQEAVNLTRALKGDNKTQGNWGEVVLTRVLEASGLREGHEYQTQVSIETDARARLQPDVIVRLPQGKDVVIDAKMTLVAYERYFNAEDDAIREAAMHEHIASVRSHIRLLSRKDYQQLPGLRSLDYVLMFIPVEPAFLLAIDRQPELITEALKNNIMLVSPTTLLVALRTIANLWRYEHQSRNAQQIAERAGRLYDKMRLFVDDMTSIGQSLDRAQDNYRQAMKKLSSGRGNMLAQAEAFRSLGVEVKREINPDLADQATVQDDDYCLPGGQASGETHGSFSTEGDDHANNRYSSEG, translated from the coding sequence GTGGATATTACAATCATTCTGAGCGCAGTCGTGGCGCTGATGGCAGGCATTCTGTTGGGCTGGTTGGTGGAGCGATCCCGCTCGGCGCAACAGCAGGCAGATATGCTGGCTGAGCAGCGCGATCTCTTCGGCGAACTCAGCGCCGCCCGGCAACAGCTGGCGCACAGTGATCACTGGCGTGATGAATGTGAACTGCTGAATAATGAGCTGCGTAACCTGCGTGAAATTAATGCCTCGCTGGAAGCCGATCTCCGCGAAGTCACCACCCGTCTCGAATCCACACAAATCCATGCGGAAGATAAACTCCGCCAGATGGTCAACAGCGAGCAGCGTCTGAGCGAGCAATTTGAAAACCTGGCTAACCGTATCTTCGAACACAGCAACCGGCGTGTGGATGAACAAAATCGTCAGAGTCTGAACAGCCTGCTGACCCCACTTCGCGAACAACTTGATGGTTTTCGTCGCCAGGTACAGGACAGCTTCGGCCAGGAAGCGCGCGAGCGACATACCCTTGCCCATGAAATCCGTAATCTGCAGCAACTGAACGCGCAAATGACGCAAGAAGCGGTCAACCTGACGCGCGCGCTGAAAGGCGATAATAAAACTCAGGGTAACTGGGGTGAAGTGGTACTGACCCGGGTACTGGAAGCGTCCGGCCTGCGCGAAGGGCATGAGTACCAGACGCAGGTCAGTATCGAAACCGATGCCCGCGCCCGCCTGCAGCCCGATGTTATCGTGCGGCTGCCGCAAGGGAAAGATGTGGTGATTGACGCCAAAATGACGCTGGTTGCCTATGAGCGTTACTTCAATGCCGAGGATGATGCCATCCGCGAGGCGGCAATGCATGAGCACATCGCCTCCGTGCGTAGCCATATCCGCCTGCTGAGCCGCAAAGACTATCAGCAACTTCCCGGATTGCGCTCGCTCGATTATGTACTGATGTTTATCCCTGTCGAGCCAGCGTTTTTGTTAGCAATTGATCGCCAGCCCGAACTCATCACCGAAGCACTGAAAAATAACATCATGCTGGTCAGCCCGACGACACTGCTGGTGGCGCTACGAACCATTGCCAATCTCTGGCGGTATGAGCACCAGAGCCGCAACGCGCAGCAGATCGCGGAGCGCGCTGGTCGCCTGTATGACAAAATGCGCCTGTTCGTCGATGACATGACCTCAATTGGGCAAAGCCTTGACCGGGCGCAGGACAACTATCGTCAGGCCATGAAGAAACTCTCATCCGGGCGCGGCAATATGCTGGCGCAGGCGGAAGCGTTCCGCAGCCTGGGTGTCGAGGTGAAACGCGAGATTAATCCGGATTTAGCCGATCAGGCGACGGTGCAGGATGACGACTATTGTCTGCCCGGCGGGCAGGCGTCCGGCGAGACGCACGGATCCTTTTCAACAGAGGGTGACGATCATGCGAATAACCGCTACTCAAGTGAAGGTTGA
- the udp gene encoding uridine phosphorylase: MSKSDVFHLGLTKNDLQGATLAIVPGDPERVEKIAALMEKPVKLASHREFTSWRAELGGKAVIVCSTGIGGPSTSIAVEELAQLGIRTFLRVGTTGAIQPNINVGDVLVTTASVRLDGASLHFAPMEYPAVADFACTTALVEAAKAVGATTHIGVTASSDTFYPGQERYDTFSGRVVSRFKGSMEEWQSMGVMNYEMESATLLTMCSSQGLRAGMVAGVIVNRTQQEIPNAETMKQTESHAVKIVVEAARRLL; encoded by the coding sequence ATGTCCAAGTCCGATGTTTTTCACTTAGGCCTCACCAAAAATGATTTACAAGGGGCTACGCTGGCAATCGTCCCGGGCGATCCTGAGCGTGTTGAAAAGATCGCCGCGCTGATGGAAAAGCCGGTCAAACTGGCATCGCATCGTGAATTCACCTCCTGGCGCGCGGAGCTCGGCGGCAAGGCCGTTATTGTGTGCTCAACGGGTATTGGCGGTCCATCCACCTCGATTGCTGTAGAAGAGCTGGCGCAGTTGGGCATCCGTACTTTCCTGCGCGTTGGCACTACCGGCGCTATCCAGCCCAATATCAACGTGGGTGATGTTCTTGTCACCACCGCGTCTGTACGCCTTGATGGCGCAAGCCTGCACTTCGCGCCGATGGAATATCCGGCGGTGGCTGACTTTGCCTGTACCACCGCACTGGTGGAGGCGGCGAAAGCCGTGGGCGCTACCACGCATATCGGTGTAACCGCCTCTTCTGACACCTTCTATCCGGGGCAGGAGCGTTACGACACGTTCTCTGGCCGCGTCGTGAGCCGTTTCAAAGGCTCAATGGAAGAGTGGCAGTCCATGGGCGTGATGAACTATGAAATGGAATCCGCCACGCTGCTGACCATGTGTTCCAGCCAGGGCCTGCGTGCAGGTATGGTGGCAGGCGTTATCGTCAACCGCACCCAGCAGGAAATTCCGAATGCGGAAACCATGAAACAGACCGAAAGCCATGCGGTGAAAATCGTGGTCGAAGCCGCACGCCGTCTGCTGTAA
- a CDS encoding dienelactone hydrolase family protein, which translates to MKTDNQPGFAPAASPHASTIVRTPEEAITASETTIPTQGDNMPAYYARPKDVDGPLPVVIVVQEIFGVHEHIRDLCRRLALEGYQAVAPELYFRQGNPNDYADIPTLFSNLVSKVPDAQVLADLDHVANWAARNGGDPHRLLITGFCWGGRIAWLYAAHNPQLKAAVAWYGKLAGDTSLNSPKNPVDVATDLNAPVLGLYGGQDTGISLESVETMRQALRAANAKAEIVVYPEAGHAFNADYRPSYHAESARDGWQRMLEWFAQYGVKK; encoded by the coding sequence ATGAAGACAGACAACCAACCTGGCTTTGCACCTGCAGCTTCACCACACGCATCCACCATTGTACGCACGCCGGAAGAGGCGATTACGGCGAGTGAAACAACGATCCCCACCCAGGGCGACAACATGCCTGCTTATTATGCGCGGCCAAAAGATGTCGACGGCCCGCTGCCAGTCGTGATTGTGGTTCAGGAAATTTTCGGCGTGCATGAGCACATCCGCGATCTGTGCCGCCGCCTGGCGCTGGAAGGGTATCAGGCCGTGGCGCCGGAGCTCTATTTCCGCCAGGGCAATCCGAATGATTACGCTGATATTCCAACGCTGTTCAGCAATCTGGTATCGAAAGTGCCGGATGCGCAAGTGCTGGCGGATCTGGACCATGTTGCCAATTGGGCGGCCCGCAACGGCGGTGATCCTCATCGTCTGTTAATTACCGGTTTTTGCTGGGGCGGGCGTATCGCCTGGCTGTATGCCGCGCATAATCCGCAGCTCAAAGCCGCCGTGGCGTGGTACGGGAAACTGGCGGGCGATACGTCACTGAACTCGCCCAAAAATCCGGTAGATGTGGCGACCGATCTCAACGCGCCGGTACTGGGATTGTACGGCGGTCAGGATACCGGGATTTCGCTGGAAAGCGTGGAGACCATGCGGCAGGCGTTACGCGCCGCGAACGCGAAAGCGGAGATTGTGGTTTACCCTGAGGCTGGTCATGCGTTTAACGCCGATTATCGACCGAGCTATCATGCCGAATCCGCAAGAGACGGCTGGCAGCGGATGCTGGAGTGGTTCGCGCAGTACGGCGTGAAAAAATAA
- the metE gene encoding 5-methyltetrahydropteroyltriglutamate--homocysteine S-methyltransferase encodes MTIINHTLGFPRVGLRRELKKAQESYWAGNTSREALLETGRELRARHWEQQKQAGIDLLPVGDFAWYDHVLTTSLLLGNVPARHQNKDGSVDIDTLFRIGRGRAPTGEPAAAAEMTKWFNTNYHYMVPEFTKGQQFNLTWTQLLEEVDEALALGHTVKPVLLGPVTYLWLGKVKGEPFDRLSLLNDILPVYKQVLAALAKRGIEWVQIDEPALVLELPQAWLEAFKPAYDALQGSVKLLLTTYFEGVTPNLDTITTLPVQGLHVDLVHGKDNVAELHKRLPADWLLSAGLVNGRNVWRADLTEKYGQIRDIVGKRDLWVASSCSLLHSPIDLSVETRLDAEVKSWFAFALQKCEELALLRDALNSGDTAKITEWSAPIQARRHSTRVHNAAVEKRLAAITAKDSQRANAYPVRAEAQRARFNLPAWPTTTIGSFPQTTEIRSLRLDFKKGNLDAGHYRTGIAGHIKQAIIEQEQLGLDVLVHGEAERNDMVEYFGEHLDGFVFTQNGWVQSYGSRCVKPPVVIGDISRPAPITVEWAKYAQSLTDKPVKGMLTGPVTILCWSFPREDVSRETIAKQIALALRDEVADLEAAGIGIIQIDEPALREGLPLRRSDWDAYLQWGVEAFRINAAVAKNDTQIHTHMCYCEFNDIMDSIAALDADVITIETSRSDMELLEAFEAFEYPNEIGPGVYDIHSPNVPDVEWIEALLAKAAQRIPAERLWVNPDCGLKTRGWPETRAALANMVKAAQNLRQA; translated from the coding sequence GAGCAGCAAAAGCAGGCGGGTATTGATTTACTGCCGGTGGGGGACTTCGCCTGGTACGACCATGTTCTGACGACCAGCCTGTTGCTGGGTAACGTACCGGCTCGTCATCAGAATAAAGACGGTTCCGTGGATATCGACACCCTGTTTCGTATCGGTCGCGGTCGCGCACCGACCGGCGAACCGGCTGCGGCCGCGGAAATGACCAAGTGGTTTAACACCAACTATCACTACATGGTGCCAGAGTTCACCAAAGGCCAGCAGTTCAACCTGACCTGGACGCAACTGCTGGAAGAAGTCGATGAAGCGCTGGCACTGGGCCACACCGTGAAACCGGTGCTGCTGGGGCCGGTTACTTACCTGTGGCTGGGCAAAGTGAAGGGCGAACCGTTCGATCGCCTCAGTCTGCTGAATGATATTCTGCCGGTTTACAAACAGGTACTGGCAGCGCTGGCCAAACGCGGCATTGAGTGGGTACAAATTGACGAACCCGCGCTGGTACTTGAGCTGCCGCAAGCGTGGCTGGAGGCATTCAAACCGGCGTACGACGCACTGCAGGGGTCGGTGAAGTTGCTGCTCACTACTTATTTTGAAGGCGTCACGCCGAATCTGGACACCATCACCACGCTGCCCGTGCAGGGGCTGCATGTGGATCTGGTGCATGGTAAAGACAACGTTGCTGAACTGCATAAACGCCTGCCTGCCGACTGGCTGCTGTCTGCCGGTCTCGTGAATGGCCGTAACGTCTGGCGCGCCGATCTGACAGAAAAATATGGGCAAATTCGCGATATTGTCGGCAAACGTGATCTGTGGGTCGCCTCTTCCTGTTCTCTGCTGCACAGCCCGATCGATCTGAGCGTGGAAACGCGGCTTGATGCGGAAGTGAAGAGCTGGTTCGCCTTTGCACTGCAAAAATGTGAAGAGCTGGCGTTGCTGCGCGATGCGCTGAACAGTGGCGACACGGCGAAAATTACCGAATGGAGCGCGCCGATTCAGGCTCGTCGTCACTCCACCCGTGTTCACAACGCCGCCGTGGAAAAACGTCTTGCGGCGATCACTGCGAAGGACAGCCAGCGAGCGAATGCTTACCCGGTGCGTGCCGAAGCGCAGCGCGCGCGCTTTAATCTGCCGGCATGGCCGACTACCACCATCGGTTCATTCCCGCAAACTACGGAAATCCGCAGCCTGCGTCTGGACTTCAAAAAGGGCAATCTCGATGCCGGCCATTACCGTACCGGCATTGCCGGGCATATCAAACAGGCGATTATCGAGCAGGAGCAACTGGGGCTGGACGTACTGGTGCACGGCGAAGCGGAACGTAATGATATGGTGGAATACTTCGGTGAGCATCTGGACGGTTTCGTCTTTACCCAGAACGGCTGGGTGCAGAGCTATGGCTCACGTTGCGTTAAGCCGCCAGTGGTCATCGGTGATATCAGCCGCCCGGCGCCGATAACCGTAGAATGGGCAAAATATGCACAGTCACTGACCGACAAACCGGTCAAAGGCATGCTGACCGGCCCGGTGACCATTCTCTGCTGGTCCTTCCCGCGCGAAGACGTCAGCCGTGAAACCATCGCCAAACAGATTGCGCTGGCCTTGCGTGATGAAGTAGCGGATCTCGAAGCCGCAGGTATCGGCATCATACAAATCGACGAACCGGCACTGCGCGAAGGCCTGCCGCTGCGTCGCAGTGACTGGGACGCGTATCTGCAGTGGGGTGTAGAGGCGTTTCGCATTAATGCTGCTGTCGCGAAGAATGACACGCAGATCCACACCCATATGTGTTACTGCGAGTTCAACGACATCATGGATTCCATTGCCGCACTGGATGCGGACGTCATCACCATCGAAACCTCACGTTCGGATATGGAACTGCTGGAAGCGTTTGAAGCATTCGAATACCCGAACGAAATCGGGCCGGGGGTATATGACATTCACTCGCCAAATGTGCCAGACGTGGAGTGGATTGAAGCGTTGCTCGCAAAAGCCGCACAGCGTATCCCGGCGGAACGTCTGTGGGTGAACCCGGACTGCGGACTGAAAACCCGCGGCTGGCCGGAAACCCGCGCCGCGCTGGCGAACATGGTCAAAGCCGCACAGAATCTGCGTCAGGCGTAA